In the Leptospira limi genome, one interval contains:
- a CDS encoding Fur family transcriptional regulator → MKALTKHRELILQDLKERHDHPTAKMVFESVRDKADKISFATVYNSLEYLVGHKLVNKLNIESESVRYDAFLDDHSHLICHSCGIILDVPALKLDESTDWKAMGFVADHIDIVVSGTCSSCKSH, encoded by the coding sequence ATGAAAGCACTGACAAAACACAGAGAATTGATTTTACAAGACTTGAAAGAAAGACACGACCATCCAACTGCAAAAATGGTATTTGAGTCGGTCAGGGACAAAGCAGATAAAATTAGTTTTGCCACTGTTTACAATTCTCTCGAGTATTTAGTAGGCCATAAACTCGTGAACAAACTCAATATTGAATCGGAATCCGTTCGTTATGATGCCTTCCTTGACGACCATTCGCATTTGATTTGCCATTCTTGTGGGATCATCCTTGACGTTCCTGCACTCAAACTAGACGAAAGCACAGACTGGAAAGCGATGGGATTTGTGGCAGACCATATTGACATTGTGGTTTCTGGCACTTGTTCTTCTTGTAAGTCCCACTAA
- a CDS encoding flavin reductase family protein, giving the protein MPVATDQFKSSLSHWASGVSVITYASKAIKGGVTVSSFSSVSLEPPLVLFCLAKHSKAKEAIETAGNFAVNILSAEQKQISADFASGSLDKAVVLEGLNPGTLSTGAPILEGSLASLDCLVHQIIDAGDHWIFLGLVEAVATKEGSPLLYFNRNYRELI; this is encoded by the coding sequence ATGCCAGTAGCCACAGACCAATTCAAATCTTCTCTTTCCCATTGGGCATCAGGAGTATCCGTCATTACCTATGCGTCAAAGGCCATAAAAGGGGGAGTGACTGTTTCTAGTTTTTCTTCTGTTTCCTTAGAACCACCGTTAGTTTTATTTTGTCTGGCAAAACATTCCAAGGCAAAAGAAGCCATCGAAACGGCTGGAAACTTTGCGGTGAATATTCTTTCTGCCGAACAAAAACAAATTTCCGCTGATTTTGCTTCTGGTTCTCTGGACAAAGCGGTTGTTTTGGAAGGCCTAAACCCAGGAACTCTTTCCACCGGAGCCCCCATCTTAGAGGGTTCCTTAGCTTCTTTGGATTGCCTGGTGCACCAAATCATCGATGCAGGTGACCACTGGATTTTCCTCGGACTTGTGGAAGCTGTGGCCACAAAGGAAGGTTCACCCCTTCTCTATTTCAATCGCAATTATAGAGAACTCATTTAA
- the purL gene encoding phosphoribosylformylglycinamidine synthase subunit PurL: MEKEKVSLEEAKEHGLTETEFVEIQKILGRIPNSTELGIFSAMWSEHCSYKNSILKLKTLPTKSDKLLAQAGEENAGAMDIGDGLAVVFKIESHNHPTAVEPYQGAATGVGGIMRDIFTMGARPITSLNSLRFGDPKEPRNKYLLTRAVKGIGDYGNSLGIAVGGGELFIHPTFTKNPLVNAMTVGIAKHDEMASASTKGQVGNKVYIVGATTGRDGIHGASFASKDLTKESEEKRSAVQVGDPFMEKLLMEASLEAIQKKLLVGIQDMGAAGISCATSEMSAKGKTGMDVDLDKVPLREQDMNAYEIMLSESQERMLVIPEVGKEGELVSIFHKWGLNAVEIGTVTGDGILRIRKNGSLKAEIPAESLVLGGGAPRYVREEKRPSYLDEVVQFDPNKIPDLKPDTVPQSLNSLLSSLNISSRRPLYEQYDTEVGLVKVVEPGEDGGLVRIPGTKKGIAVATDCNSRYTYLNPYEGAQIAVCESARNVAATGAEPYGVTNNLNFGNPYIPENYYVFSECVRGLGDACRFLGLPVTGGNVSFYNESPEGPVFPTPTIGMVGVIDDVSKGLRTYPKTNEVVKYALVGDFIPTISASEYLYRSQGLDTGAIPKISLAKEKQTIDALIQCRKQGLLTSAKDLSLGGLLVALAKIVIVGKKGIEANLNELQTKIPRLDTLCFGETGASFIVSYLPKDEAKAKESFEKNGLSFYSLGTSSSKNSLSVKGEGFHWEWTTKSLEVEFETGLKSYFE, translated from the coding sequence ATGGAAAAAGAGAAAGTCAGTCTGGAAGAAGCAAAAGAACACGGACTTACCGAAACTGAATTTGTTGAAATTCAAAAAATCTTAGGAAGGATTCCCAATTCAACAGAACTCGGAATTTTTTCCGCCATGTGGTCGGAACACTGCTCTTATAAAAATTCTATTTTAAAACTAAAAACACTGCCTACAAAATCAGACAAACTCTTGGCACAAGCGGGTGAAGAAAACGCAGGAGCTATGGACATCGGGGATGGCCTTGCGGTTGTTTTTAAAATTGAAAGCCACAACCACCCAACGGCTGTGGAACCATACCAAGGTGCCGCAACTGGCGTTGGTGGGATCATGCGTGATATTTTTACGATGGGTGCTCGTCCCATTACGTCACTCAACTCACTTCGGTTTGGTGATCCAAAAGAACCTCGCAATAAATACTTACTCACTCGTGCGGTCAAAGGGATTGGTGATTATGGGAATTCACTTGGAATCGCTGTGGGTGGTGGTGAACTTTTTATCCACCCTACCTTTACCAAAAACCCACTTGTGAATGCAATGACTGTGGGAATCGCCAAACACGATGAAATGGCTTCTGCCTCGACCAAAGGCCAAGTGGGAAACAAAGTGTACATCGTGGGTGCGACCACTGGTCGTGACGGGATCCATGGTGCGAGTTTCGCCTCCAAAGACCTCACCAAAGAATCAGAAGAAAAACGTTCTGCAGTACAGGTGGGTGATCCGTTTATGGAAAAACTTCTGATGGAAGCATCCCTCGAAGCCATCCAAAAGAAACTCCTTGTCGGAATCCAAGATATGGGTGCAGCAGGAATCTCTTGTGCCACATCAGAGATGAGTGCCAAAGGGAAAACGGGAATGGATGTGGATCTTGATAAAGTCCCACTCCGTGAACAAGATATGAATGCATATGAAATCATGTTATCGGAATCCCAAGAACGGATGCTTGTGATCCCTGAAGTGGGCAAAGAAGGAGAACTCGTTTCCATCTTCCACAAATGGGGGTTAAATGCAGTTGAGATCGGAACGGTCACGGGTGACGGAATTTTGCGCATCCGTAAAAACGGATCTCTCAAAGCGGAAATCCCAGCGGAATCCCTTGTACTCGGAGGTGGCGCCCCAAGGTATGTGAGGGAAGAAAAAAGACCATCTTACTTAGATGAGGTGGTACAATTTGATCCAAACAAAATCCCCGATCTAAAACCTGACACAGTCCCTCAATCTCTCAATAGTCTACTATCTTCCCTAAACATCAGTTCTAGAAGGCCACTTTACGAACAATACGACACAGAAGTGGGTCTTGTCAAAGTAGTAGAACCTGGTGAAGACGGTGGTCTTGTCCGAATCCCTGGAACCAAAAAAGGAATTGCAGTTGCAACCGACTGTAACTCGCGTTATACGTATTTAAACCCATACGAAGGGGCACAAATTGCAGTTTGTGAATCAGCAAGAAACGTTGCCGCGACTGGTGCTGAACCTTATGGAGTGACAAACAACCTCAACTTTGGAAATCCCTACATCCCGGAGAACTATTATGTGTTCAGTGAATGTGTGAGAGGCCTTGGGGATGCATGTCGTTTCCTCGGACTCCCCGTTACGGGTGGAAACGTTTCCTTTTACAACGAATCCCCCGAAGGACCTGTGTTTCCAACACCTACCATTGGTATGGTGGGAGTGATCGACGATGTATCAAAGGGACTACGCACTTACCCCAAAACAAACGAAGTGGTGAAGTATGCACTTGTTGGTGATTTTATACCCACGATTTCTGCCTCTGAGTATTTGTATAGATCCCAAGGCCTTGATACAGGAGCCATTCCGAAAATTTCGTTAGCAAAGGAAAAACAAACCATTGATGCCCTGATCCAATGCCGCAAACAAGGACTTTTGACGTCCGCCAAAGACTTGTCACTTGGTGGTCTCCTTGTAGCACTCGCAAAGATTGTAATTGTTGGGAAAAAAGGTATCGAAGCCAACCTAAATGAATTACAAACAAAAATTCCAAGGTTAGATACTTTGTGTTTTGGTGAAACAGGTGCTAGTTTTATCGTGAGTTATCTACCAAAGGATGAAGCAAAAGCGAAAGAATCGTTTGAAAAGAATGGTTTGTCATTTTATTCCTTGGGAACATCAAGTTCTAAAAATTCCCTTTCCGTCAAAGGAGAGGGTTTCCATTGGGAATGGACAACCAAA